Proteins from a single region of Starkeya sp. ORNL1:
- a CDS encoding glycosyltransferase translates to MIGIAIGIAALAIWCGLLAANGGFWLARERDTAPLPALAAWPEVVAVVPARDEADVIADSIGSLAAQDYPGPFRIVLVDDGSSDGTAELARRAGGARLTVSTGAPLPPGWTGKLWAVCQGVTAAGVPRYLWLTDADIVHAPETLRSLVARAEPNGLALVSLMAKLRCATLAERALVPAFVFFFQMLYPFGRVNRSGRTAAAAGGCMLVRRDALERTGGIAAIRDALIDDCALGARLKQQGPIWLGLTNRSQSIRAYDDWGSIADMIARSAYAQLGYNPLALLGTLLGLALVYAAPPLLALFGHGLAQGLGLAAWLMMAISFQPMLHFYRRSPLWGMALPLIAAFYAGCTFLSALRHWQGRGGMWKGRVQAAAGR, encoded by the coding sequence TTGATCGGCATTGCGATCGGTATCGCCGCACTGGCGATCTGGTGCGGGCTGCTGGCCGCGAATGGCGGCTTCTGGCTGGCGCGCGAGCGCGACACCGCCCCGCTGCCGGCACTTGCCGCCTGGCCCGAGGTGGTGGCGGTGGTGCCTGCGCGCGATGAAGCCGACGTGATCGCTGACTCCATCGGCAGCCTGGCCGCACAGGACTATCCGGGGCCGTTCCGCATCGTGCTGGTCGACGACGGTAGCAGCGACGGCACTGCTGAGCTGGCGCGCAGGGCTGGCGGCGCGCGGCTGACGGTGTCCACCGGCGCGCCGCTCCCGCCCGGCTGGACCGGCAAGCTCTGGGCGGTTTGCCAGGGCGTCACCGCCGCCGGCGTGCCGCGTTACCTGTGGCTGACCGATGCCGACATCGTCCATGCGCCGGAGACCTTGCGCTCGCTGGTGGCGCGGGCGGAGCCGAACGGGCTGGCGCTCGTCTCGCTGATGGCGAAGCTGCGCTGTGCGACGCTTGCCGAGCGCGCGCTGGTGCCGGCCTTCGTGTTCTTCTTCCAGATGCTCTATCCGTTCGGCCGGGTGAATCGGTCCGGCCGTACCGCCGCGGCGGCGGGAGGCTGCATGCTGGTGCGGCGGGACGCGCTCGAGCGTACCGGCGGCATCGCCGCGATTCGCGACGCGCTGATCGACGACTGTGCATTGGGGGCGCGGCTCAAGCAGCAGGGGCCGATCTGGCTCGGCCTCACCAACCGCTCGCAGAGCATTCGCGCCTATGATGATTGGGGCTCGATCGCCGACATGATCGCGCGTTCCGCCTATGCCCAGCTCGGCTACAATCCGCTGGCGCTGCTCGGCACGCTGCTCGGCCTCGCTCTGGTCTATGCCGCGCCGCCCTTGCTCGCCCTGTTCGGCCACGGTCTCGCGCAAGGGCTCGGCCTTGCCGCATGGCTCATGATGGCGATCTCGTTCCAGCCGATGCTGCATTTCTATCGCCGCTCGCCGCTATGGGGCATGGCGCTTCCGCTCATCGCCGCCTTCTATGCCGGCTGCACTTTCCTCTCGGCGCTACGGCACTGGCAGGGACGCGGCGGCATGTGGAAGGGGCGCGTCCAGGCGGCGGCAGGCCGATGA